In a genomic window of Streptomyces sp. NBC_00525:
- a CDS encoding ABC transporter ATP-binding protein, translating to MKDGQSRRVLGLFRPYRKQLLSVVLLVLGSALVALVNPFLIREIMDTALPEDRLGLLSLLALGMVLVSVTTSTFNVWQTHISATVGQLVMHDLRTAVYAHLQRMSLAFFARTRTGEVQSRISNDIGGMQVTVTTTATALLADVTVVIAATTAMFVLDWRLTLASMLMLPAFALVSRRVGNQRRDITRNRQKQLAGLSSTMQESLSISGILLSHTMGRSRSLTDSFARQSRKLSDVEVRVTTAGLWYQSTIWIVIASMPATIYWVAGLTSNNGHMAISIGSLVAFTSLQQSLFRPAQRLLTVGIEIQGSLELFGRIFEYLDLPVDIDEPEQPREPAALRGEVRMRGVGFSYTGTERPTLAGVDVTVPAGHSLAIVGETGSGKTTLSYLIPRLYDVTSGSVMIDGVDVRDLSFATLTSAVGVVSQETYLFHATVAENLRFAKPDATDEELYAAARIAHIHDYLTLLPDGYDTVVGERGYRFSGGEKQRLAIARTILRDPPILVLDEATSALDTHTEQAVQKAIDAASVGRTTITVAHRLSTVRNADEIVVLDRGRISERGTHEELLLRGGQYATLINRDSEPIAV from the coding sequence ATGAAAGACGGCCAGTCGCGACGCGTCCTCGGGCTGTTCCGCCCGTACCGGAAGCAGTTGCTGTCCGTCGTGCTGCTGGTCCTGGGCTCCGCCCTGGTCGCCCTCGTCAACCCGTTCCTGATCCGCGAGATCATGGACACGGCACTGCCGGAGGACCGGCTGGGGCTGCTGTCCCTGCTCGCCCTCGGCATGGTCCTGGTCTCGGTCACCACCAGCACGTTCAACGTGTGGCAGACGCATATATCGGCCACGGTGGGCCAGCTGGTGATGCACGACCTGCGCACGGCGGTGTACGCCCACCTCCAGCGGATGTCGCTGGCCTTCTTCGCCCGTACCCGTACCGGCGAGGTGCAGTCGCGGATCTCGAACGACATCGGCGGGATGCAGGTCACCGTCACGACCACCGCGACGGCGCTGCTGGCCGATGTGACGGTCGTGATCGCCGCGACCACCGCCATGTTCGTGCTCGACTGGCGGCTGACGCTGGCGTCCATGCTCATGCTGCCGGCGTTCGCCCTGGTGAGCCGGCGCGTCGGCAACCAGCGGCGCGACATCACCCGCAACCGGCAGAAGCAGCTCGCCGGGCTGTCCTCGACCATGCAGGAGTCGCTGTCGATCAGCGGCATCCTGCTCAGCCACACCATGGGCCGTTCGCGGTCGCTGACCGACAGCTTCGCGCGGCAGTCGCGCAAGCTCAGCGACGTCGAGGTACGGGTCACCACGGCGGGGCTGTGGTACCAGTCCACGATCTGGATCGTCATCGCCTCCATGCCGGCGACGATCTACTGGGTTGCGGGGCTGACCTCGAACAACGGTCACATGGCCATCTCCATCGGCTCCCTGGTCGCGTTCACGTCCCTCCAGCAGAGCCTGTTCCGCCCGGCGCAGCGGCTGCTGACCGTCGGGATCGAGATCCAGGGCTCGCTGGAACTGTTCGGCCGCATCTTCGAGTACCTCGATCTGCCGGTCGACATCGACGAGCCCGAGCAGCCGCGGGAGCCGGCCGCGCTGCGGGGCGAGGTGCGCATGCGGGGGGTCGGCTTCTCGTACACGGGGACGGAGCGGCCCACGCTGGCCGGCGTCGACGTGACCGTTCCGGCGGGCCACAGCCTGGCGATCGTCGGGGAGACGGGTTCGGGGAAGACCACGCTCAGCTATCTCATCCCGCGGCTGTACGACGTCACGTCCGGGTCCGTCATGATCGACGGGGTCGACGTACGCGATCTGTCCTTCGCCACGCTGACGTCGGCGGTCGGCGTCGTCTCCCAGGAGACGTACCTGTTCCACGCCACGGTCGCGGAGAACCTGCGTTTCGCCAAGCCCGACGCGACCGACGAGGAGCTGTACGCGGCGGCGCGGATCGCGCACATCCACGACTATCTGACGCTGCTGCCGGACGGCTACGACACGGTGGTCGGCGAGCGCGGGTACCGGTTCTCCGGCGGTGAGAAGCAGCGGCTGGCGATCGCCCGGACCATCCTGCGCGACCCGCCGATCCTGGTGCTGGACGAGGCCACCAGCGCCCTGGACACGCATACGGAGCAGGCCGTGCAGAAGGCCATCGACGCGGCCAGCGTGGGCCGTACGACGATCACGGTCGCCCACCGGCTGTCGACCGTGCGCAACGCCGACGAGATCGTCGTGCTGGACCGGGGCCGGATCTCGGAGCGCGGCACCCACGAGGAGCTGCTGCTGCGCGGTGGCCAGTACGCGACGCTCATCAACCGGGACAGCGAGCCCATCGCGGTGTGA
- a CDS encoding ABC transporter permease: protein MSSTDIRTPASGRAPFSESPAPGLGALAAGLDALEADRPQRARFRQVLRARVLPPVLGLVLVIGLWQLAHSLRLASPTKLPGPADVWHALTLLWGEGTLFSIIWTSLWRGVSGFLVAVAIGTPLGLLVARIRPVRAALGPVLSGLQSLPSVAWVPAAVIWLGINNSAMYAVILLGATPSIANGLIAGVDQVPPLFLRAGRTLGARGARGVRHVLLPAALPGYLAGLKQGWAFSWRSLMAAELIASSPDLGTGLGRYLENQREFSDMPGVLLGIILIFVVGVAIDLLFFSPLERRVLRSRGLLAAR, encoded by the coding sequence ATGTCCAGCACTGACATCCGAACCCCGGCGAGCGGCCGTGCGCCCTTCTCCGAGAGCCCGGCGCCCGGCCTCGGCGCACTGGCGGCCGGTCTGGACGCGCTGGAGGCCGACCGTCCGCAGCGCGCCCGGTTCCGCCAGGTGCTCAGGGCGAGGGTGCTTCCGCCGGTCCTGGGCCTCGTCCTGGTCATCGGCCTCTGGCAGCTCGCCCACAGCCTGCGCCTGGCCAGTCCCACGAAGCTGCCGGGTCCGGCGGACGTCTGGCACGCGCTGACGCTGCTGTGGGGCGAGGGCACCCTGTTCTCCATCATCTGGACGAGCCTGTGGCGCGGTGTATCGGGCTTCCTGGTGGCGGTCGCGATCGGCACGCCCCTCGGTCTGCTCGTCGCCCGGATCAGACCGGTCCGGGCCGCCCTGGGGCCGGTGCTCTCGGGCCTGCAGTCGCTGCCCTCGGTGGCCTGGGTGCCGGCCGCCGTCATCTGGCTCGGCATCAACAACTCGGCCATGTACGCCGTGATCCTGCTGGGTGCGACGCCGTCGATCGCCAACGGTCTGATCGCCGGGGTGGACCAGGTGCCGCCGCTGTTCCTGCGGGCCGGCCGTACGCTCGGCGCCCGCGGGGCGCGCGGGGTGCGGCATGTGCTGCTGCCGGCCGCGCTGCCCGGTTACCTGGCCGGTCTGAAGCAGGGCTGGGCGTTCTCCTGGCGGTCGCTGATGGCCGCCGAACTCATCGCCTCGTCCCCGGATCTGGGGACGGGCCTGGGCCGCTATCTGGAGAACCAGCGGGAGTTCTCCGACATGCCGGGTGTGCTGCTCGGCATCATCCTCATCTTCGTCGTCGGCGTCGCCATCGACCTGTTGTTCTTCAGCCCGCTGGAGCGCCGGGTGCTGCGCAGCCGCGGTCTGCTGGCCGCGCGCTGA
- a CDS encoding ABC transporter ATP-binding protein — protein sequence MDDSPAVRLSHVSKAFGRPGAGSVILDDIDLDVAPGEFVTLVGASGCGKSTLLNLVAGLDEPSAGTIEVPGTRPSLMFQDHALFPWLTAGKNIELALRLAGVAREDRRPEAERLLELVHLGGAYRKRVHELSGGMRQRVALARALAQGSTVLLMDEPFAALDAITRDVLHEEITRIWTERGLTVLFVTHNVREAVRLAQRVVLLSSRPGRIAREWRVDLPHALRGESAEVAALSIEITEHLRGEIRRHVQH from the coding sequence ATGGACGACAGCCCGGCGGTCCGGCTCTCGCACGTCTCCAAGGCCTTCGGCCGGCCCGGCGCGGGCTCCGTCATCCTCGACGACATCGATCTGGACGTGGCGCCGGGCGAGTTCGTCACCCTGGTCGGCGCGTCCGGCTGCGGCAAGTCCACCCTGCTGAATCTGGTGGCGGGGCTCGACGAACCCAGTGCCGGAACCATCGAGGTGCCCGGCACCAGGCCGTCGCTGATGTTCCAGGACCACGCGCTGTTCCCGTGGCTGACCGCCGGCAAGAACATCGAACTGGCGCTGCGCCTGGCGGGCGTGGCGCGCGAGGACCGCAGGCCGGAGGCCGAACGGCTGCTGGAGCTGGTGCATCTCGGCGGCGCGTACCGCAAGCGGGTGCACGAGCTGTCCGGCGGCATGCGCCAGCGGGTGGCGCTGGCCCGCGCGCTCGCCCAGGGCAGCACCGTGCTGCTGATGGACGAGCCGTTCGCCGCGCTCGACGCCATCACCCGTGACGTGCTGCACGAGGAGATCACCCGGATCTGGACCGAGCGCGGGCTCACCGTCCTGTTCGTCACCCACAACGTGCGCGAGGCCGTGCGCCTCGCCCAGCGGGTCGTCCTGCTGTCGTCCCGGCCCGGCCGGATCGCCCGCGAGTGGCGCGTCGACCTGCCGCACGCGCTGCGGGGCGAGTCCGCCGAGGTCGCGGCGCTGTCCATCGAGATCACCGAGCATCTGCGTGGGGAGATACGCCGCCATGTCCAGCACTGA